Proteins co-encoded in one Capsicum annuum cultivar UCD-10X-F1 chromosome 9, UCD10Xv1.1, whole genome shotgun sequence genomic window:
- the LOC107842399 gene encoding ubiquitin carboxyl-terminal hydrolase 5 isoform X1, with product MTEVKKELTPEEEKLTIRDISIAAEAQTKQGDTFYLITQSWWQEWLEYVNQNQANTAIDGSVSEHCLGDSSALKRPSSIDNSDLIYEATSGDSSMGIELHDTLVEGTNYILLPEEVWNQLYEWYRGGPILPRKVINSGLSQTELAVEVYPLRLQLHLMPKDQCSTIRISKKETIRQLHKKACEIFSLNPELVCIWDYFSHQKHALMNDMDKTLDDANIQMDQDILVEVANGNSAGGVNSFHENGTADNGTVALVKPSQSDISNAEGLSLSKGSSRNGTAELLQSQQLASSGTDKTYGSSGVSTRGSSCGLTGLLNLGNTCFMNSAIQCLVHTPEFARYFREDYYQEINRQNPLGMVGELALAFGDLLRKLWAPGRTPVAPRPFKGKLARFAPQFSGYNQHDSQELLAFLLDGLHEDLNRVKHKPYIKSKDADGRPDEEVADEYWANHIARNDSIIVDVCQGQYKSTLVCPVCNKVSVTFDPFMYLSLPLQSATTRSMTVTIFTCDGSALPVACTVTVPKQGRCRDLIQALSNSCSLKHNEKLLLAEIRGHLIHRFLEDPLISLSSIKDDDHLAAYKIPKLTKNSKFLQLIHRREEREIGISQSNVGWKPYGTPLVSPICCDDIVTRGDIQLIVHRMLSPMLRTENPGFNCVSRCKTAASANSSRLAASSEACIDSSLANDDPRQKDVPSSKLVNLEKLPLQLVDENNACIDLTVGEDKSVKLSSSSMSILVFADWSQKLLENYDTRYIENLPEVTKYGPATKKARIEPLSLYSCLEAFLREEPLVPEDMWYCPTCKERRQASKKLDLWRLPEVLVIHLKRFSYSRSMKHKLETFVNFPIHDFDLTKYVANRNSSRRQLYELYALTNHYGGMGSGHYTAHIKLLDENRWYNFDDSHISPINEEDVKSAAAYVLFYRRVKTDHHHSVSNGTVSSAGQHSILSRK from the exons ATGACGGAGGTAAAAAAGGAGCTGACGCCAGAGGAAGAAAAGCTCACTATCAGAGATATATCTATTGCTGCCGAAGCCCAAACCAAACAAGGCGATACTTTTTATCTAATCACTCAAAG TTGGTGGCAAGAATGGTTGGAATATGTGAACCAAAACCAGGCTAATACTGCAATTGATGGATCTGTTTCTGAGCATTGCTTAGGTGATTCTAGTGCTTTGAAGAGGCCTTCCAGTATCGATAATTCtgacttgatatatgaagcaacCTCAGGGGATTCTAGTATGGGGATTGAGCTGCATGATACCCTCGTTGAAGGCACCAATTATATATTACTTCCTGAGGAAGTGTGGAATCAACTATATGAATG GTACAGAGGAGGTCCTATATTGCCACGTAAGGTGATCAACTCTGGTCTCTCTCAGACTGAATTGGCTGTAGAAGTTTATCCTCTGCGCCTTCAGTTACATCTGATGCCCAAAGATCAATGTTCTACCATAAGAATAAGTAAAAAG GAAACAATTAGACAACTTCATAAGAAAGCTTGTGAGATCTTCTCTCTCAATCCAGAACTA GTCTGCATTTGGGATTACTTTAGCCATCAAAAGCATGCTTTGATGAATGACATGGATAAGACGCTTGATGATGCAAATATACAAATGGATCAGGAT ATTTTGGTTGAGGTTGCTAATGGTAACTCAGCTGGCGGTGTGAATTCTTTTCACGAAAATGGTACGGCAGATAATGGAACTGTAGCTCTTGTGAAACCATCTCAGTCGGACATCTCAAATGCCGAAGGGTTGTCTCTTAGCAAAGGTTCATCTAGAAATGGCACTGCAGAGTTGTTGCAGTCCCAACAACTTGCTTCTTCAGGAACAGACAAGACCTACGGGAGCAGTGGTGTTAGTACGAGGGGATCTTCTTGTGGTCTTACAGGGTTGTTGAACCTTGGGAatacttgcttcatgaatagtgcCATACAATGTCTTGTTCATACTCCAGAATTTGCTCGGTACTTTCGAGAAGATTACTATCAGGAGATAAACCGGCAGAATCCTCTGGGGATGGTT GGTGAACTGGCTTTAGCATTTGGCGATTTACTACGAAAATTGTGGGCACCAGGGCGAACTCCAGTTGCCCCTCGTCCTTTTAAGGGAAAGCTTGCTCGCTTTGCCCCACAATTTAGTGGATACAACCAGCATGACTCTCAG GAACTCCTTGCATTTTTGTTGGATGGACTTCATGAAGACTTAAATCGTGTTAAGCACAAGCCTTACATAAAATCGAAAGATGCAGATGGCCGACCTGATGAAGAAGTTGCTGATGAGTATTGGGCAAATCACATTGCCCGAAATGATTCCATAATTGTGGATGTATGCCAA GGTCAATACAAGTCAACTCTAGTGTGTCCTGTGTGTAATAAAGTTTCAGTAACATTTGATCCATTCATGTATCTCTCCTTGCCTCTTCAATCTGCCACAACCCGTAGTATGACTGTAACAATTTTCACTTGTGATGGAAGTGCACTGCCAGTTGCCTGCACCGTTACAGTACCAAAGCAGGGACGTTGCAGGGACTTGATTCAGGCACTTAGTAATTCTTGTTCCTTAAAGCACAATGAGAAATTGTTGCTTGCTGAG ATACGCGGCCATTTGATTCACCGCTTTCTGGAAGATCCTCTAATATCTTTGTCTTCTATAAAAGATGATGATCACCTTGCTGCCTACAAGATTCCAAAATTAACTAAGAACTCGAAATTTCTTCAACTGATCCACCGTCGGGAAGAACG GGAAATTGGTATCTCTCAAAGTAATGTTGGGTGGAAGCCTTATGGAACACCTCTGGTTTCACCAATCTGTTGTGATGATATCGTCACAAGGGGCGATATACAGTTGATAGTTCACAGAATGCTCTCGCCTATGCTAAGAACAGAAAATCCAGGATTTAACTGTGTTTCTCGCTGTAAGACAGCAGCATCAGCCAACTCATCTCGTCTTGCCGCTTCTAGTGAAGCCTGTATAGATTCTAGTCTAGCAAATGATGATCCAAGACAGAAGGATGTGCCTAGCTCAAAATTGGTGAACTTGGAGAAACTACCTCTGCAGTTGGTTGATGAGAATAATGCATGCATTGACCTAACTGTAGGGGAAGATAAATCTGTCAAATTGTCTTCATCGTCAATGTCAATACTTGTGTTTGCTGATTGGTCTCAGAAGcttttggaaaattatgataCTCGTTACATAGAGAATTTACCGGAAGTCACAAAGTATGGACCAGCTACAAAGAAAGCCCGTATTGAACCTCTTTCATTGTACAGTTGCTTGGAAGCTTTCTTACGTGAAGAGCCGTTGGTCCCTGAAGATATGTG GTATTGTCCTACATGCAAAGAGCGAAGACAAGCAAGTAAGAAGTTGGATCTTTGGAGGCTTCCTGAAGTTCTTGTCATCCACCTGAAGAGGTTTTCCTACAGCCGGTCCATGAAGCATAAGCTGGAAACTTTTGTGAATTTTCCtattcatgattttgacttgacaaAATATGTGGCCAATAGGAACAGCTCTCGACGTCAGCTCTATGAACTGTATGCACTAACAAATCACTATGGTGGGATGGGAAGTGGGCACTACACAGCACATATCAAG CTTCTTGATGAAAACAGATGGTACAATTTTGATGATAGCCACATATCACCGATTAATGAAGAAGATGTGAAGTCTGCTGCTGCTTACGTGCTTTTCTATCGGAGGGTAAAAACAGACCATCACCATTCTGTAAGTAATGGAACAGTGTCTTCAGCAGGTCAACACAGCATTTTGTCGCGGAAGTAG
- the LOC107842399 gene encoding ubiquitin carboxyl-terminal hydrolase 5 isoform X2: protein MTEVKKELTPEEEKLTIRDISIAAEAQTKQGDTFYLITQRYRGGPILPRKVINSGLSQTELAVEVYPLRLQLHLMPKDQCSTIRISKKETIRQLHKKACEIFSLNPELVCIWDYFSHQKHALMNDMDKTLDDANIQMDQDILVEVANGNSAGGVNSFHENGTADNGTVALVKPSQSDISNAEGLSLSKGSSRNGTAELLQSQQLASSGTDKTYGSSGVSTRGSSCGLTGLLNLGNTCFMNSAIQCLVHTPEFARYFREDYYQEINRQNPLGMVGELALAFGDLLRKLWAPGRTPVAPRPFKGKLARFAPQFSGYNQHDSQELLAFLLDGLHEDLNRVKHKPYIKSKDADGRPDEEVADEYWANHIARNDSIIVDVCQGQYKSTLVCPVCNKVSVTFDPFMYLSLPLQSATTRSMTVTIFTCDGSALPVACTVTVPKQGRCRDLIQALSNSCSLKHNEKLLLAEIRGHLIHRFLEDPLISLSSIKDDDHLAAYKIPKLTKNSKFLQLIHRREEREIGISQSNVGWKPYGTPLVSPICCDDIVTRGDIQLIVHRMLSPMLRTENPGFNCVSRCKTAASANSSRLAASSEACIDSSLANDDPRQKDVPSSKLVNLEKLPLQLVDENNACIDLTVGEDKSVKLSSSSMSILVFADWSQKLLENYDTRYIENLPEVTKYGPATKKARIEPLSLYSCLEAFLREEPLVPEDMWYCPTCKERRQASKKLDLWRLPEVLVIHLKRFSYSRSMKHKLETFVNFPIHDFDLTKYVANRNSSRRQLYELYALTNHYGGMGSGHYTAHIKLLDENRWYNFDDSHISPINEEDVKSAAAYVLFYRRVKTDHHHSVSNGTVSSAGQHSILSRK from the exons ATGACGGAGGTAAAAAAGGAGCTGACGCCAGAGGAAGAAAAGCTCACTATCAGAGATATATCTATTGCTGCCGAAGCCCAAACCAAACAAGGCGATACTTTTTATCTAATCACTCAAAG GTACAGAGGAGGTCCTATATTGCCACGTAAGGTGATCAACTCTGGTCTCTCTCAGACTGAATTGGCTGTAGAAGTTTATCCTCTGCGCCTTCAGTTACATCTGATGCCCAAAGATCAATGTTCTACCATAAGAATAAGTAAAAAG GAAACAATTAGACAACTTCATAAGAAAGCTTGTGAGATCTTCTCTCTCAATCCAGAACTA GTCTGCATTTGGGATTACTTTAGCCATCAAAAGCATGCTTTGATGAATGACATGGATAAGACGCTTGATGATGCAAATATACAAATGGATCAGGAT ATTTTGGTTGAGGTTGCTAATGGTAACTCAGCTGGCGGTGTGAATTCTTTTCACGAAAATGGTACGGCAGATAATGGAACTGTAGCTCTTGTGAAACCATCTCAGTCGGACATCTCAAATGCCGAAGGGTTGTCTCTTAGCAAAGGTTCATCTAGAAATGGCACTGCAGAGTTGTTGCAGTCCCAACAACTTGCTTCTTCAGGAACAGACAAGACCTACGGGAGCAGTGGTGTTAGTACGAGGGGATCTTCTTGTGGTCTTACAGGGTTGTTGAACCTTGGGAatacttgcttcatgaatagtgcCATACAATGTCTTGTTCATACTCCAGAATTTGCTCGGTACTTTCGAGAAGATTACTATCAGGAGATAAACCGGCAGAATCCTCTGGGGATGGTT GGTGAACTGGCTTTAGCATTTGGCGATTTACTACGAAAATTGTGGGCACCAGGGCGAACTCCAGTTGCCCCTCGTCCTTTTAAGGGAAAGCTTGCTCGCTTTGCCCCACAATTTAGTGGATACAACCAGCATGACTCTCAG GAACTCCTTGCATTTTTGTTGGATGGACTTCATGAAGACTTAAATCGTGTTAAGCACAAGCCTTACATAAAATCGAAAGATGCAGATGGCCGACCTGATGAAGAAGTTGCTGATGAGTATTGGGCAAATCACATTGCCCGAAATGATTCCATAATTGTGGATGTATGCCAA GGTCAATACAAGTCAACTCTAGTGTGTCCTGTGTGTAATAAAGTTTCAGTAACATTTGATCCATTCATGTATCTCTCCTTGCCTCTTCAATCTGCCACAACCCGTAGTATGACTGTAACAATTTTCACTTGTGATGGAAGTGCACTGCCAGTTGCCTGCACCGTTACAGTACCAAAGCAGGGACGTTGCAGGGACTTGATTCAGGCACTTAGTAATTCTTGTTCCTTAAAGCACAATGAGAAATTGTTGCTTGCTGAG ATACGCGGCCATTTGATTCACCGCTTTCTGGAAGATCCTCTAATATCTTTGTCTTCTATAAAAGATGATGATCACCTTGCTGCCTACAAGATTCCAAAATTAACTAAGAACTCGAAATTTCTTCAACTGATCCACCGTCGGGAAGAACG GGAAATTGGTATCTCTCAAAGTAATGTTGGGTGGAAGCCTTATGGAACACCTCTGGTTTCACCAATCTGTTGTGATGATATCGTCACAAGGGGCGATATACAGTTGATAGTTCACAGAATGCTCTCGCCTATGCTAAGAACAGAAAATCCAGGATTTAACTGTGTTTCTCGCTGTAAGACAGCAGCATCAGCCAACTCATCTCGTCTTGCCGCTTCTAGTGAAGCCTGTATAGATTCTAGTCTAGCAAATGATGATCCAAGACAGAAGGATGTGCCTAGCTCAAAATTGGTGAACTTGGAGAAACTACCTCTGCAGTTGGTTGATGAGAATAATGCATGCATTGACCTAACTGTAGGGGAAGATAAATCTGTCAAATTGTCTTCATCGTCAATGTCAATACTTGTGTTTGCTGATTGGTCTCAGAAGcttttggaaaattatgataCTCGTTACATAGAGAATTTACCGGAAGTCACAAAGTATGGACCAGCTACAAAGAAAGCCCGTATTGAACCTCTTTCATTGTACAGTTGCTTGGAAGCTTTCTTACGTGAAGAGCCGTTGGTCCCTGAAGATATGTG GTATTGTCCTACATGCAAAGAGCGAAGACAAGCAAGTAAGAAGTTGGATCTTTGGAGGCTTCCTGAAGTTCTTGTCATCCACCTGAAGAGGTTTTCCTACAGCCGGTCCATGAAGCATAAGCTGGAAACTTTTGTGAATTTTCCtattcatgattttgacttgacaaAATATGTGGCCAATAGGAACAGCTCTCGACGTCAGCTCTATGAACTGTATGCACTAACAAATCACTATGGTGGGATGGGAAGTGGGCACTACACAGCACATATCAAG CTTCTTGATGAAAACAGATGGTACAATTTTGATGATAGCCACATATCACCGATTAATGAAGAAGATGTGAAGTCTGCTGCTGCTTACGTGCTTTTCTATCGGAGGGTAAAAACAGACCATCACCATTCTGTAAGTAATGGAACAGTGTCTTCAGCAGGTCAACACAGCATTTTGTCGCGGAAGTAG